CTGAGGTGCATCTACACCAGTGCACAGAGCATGGGCAACAAAGAGGACGAGATGGAAGCCATtgcacagcaggacagctgtgatgtagttgtcatcacagaaatgtggtgggatgactgtcacagctggaacacTGCAATGAAGGATTATAAGCACTTCAGAAGGGataggaaaggaaggagagttGGTGTTGTGGCTCTGTATGTTAGGGAATGTTTGGACTGCACAGAACTTGATCCCAGGAATGTCAAAGTTGAGTGTTTATGGgtaaggaggaaggggaaggcaaGTAATGGAGATCTTGTATTtggagtctgttacagacccCCCCAACCAGGACGAGGAGGCAGATGACCCCCCCATCAAATAATAGATGTAGGAGGGAACATGATACCAAGAGATGAGGAAATGATTGGAGTGCTTAATAACTTCattgcctcagtctttagtagTAGGGACAGTTATATTCAGGGAATTATACTCCCTGGGCTAGGGGACAGGGACCAAGAGCAAGTAGATTCCTCCATAATCCAGAAGGAGATGGTCAGTGTCCTGCTGCACCATGAGGCTGTGCATAAATCTGTGTGAGTGGATGGGATTCACCCAAGAGTGCTGAAAGAGCTGGTGGCAGTGCTTgccaagccactttccatcattgATCATCAATCCTGGATCATTGGAGAGacatcagagggctggaaatCTGCTGCTGTAATCCCCATATataagaagggacagaaggatgatCCAGGAAACTACAGAGCTGTCAGTTTGACCTCAGTCCCAGGgaatggagcagatcatcctggttGGATAGCCATGCCCAAAGAGTTGaggtcaatggagttaaatccagctggtggggGGGTTCACGAGTGGTGTCTCCCTGGGCTCaatgctggggctgctcctttTGAGCATCTTTATCAACGACCTAgatgaggggatagagtgcaCCCTGATTAAATCTGCaggtgacactaagctgggtggaagtgttgatgtacctgagggtagggaggctctgcagagggatctggacaggcttgaTGGATGGGCCAAGGCCACATGCATGAGTTTCACTAAGGCCAAATgtcgggtcctgcacttgggccacaccaacccccagcagcactagaggcttggggaggagtggctggagagctgcccagcagagagggacctgggggtgctgattgACAGCTGGATGAACATGAGCCATAAGTgtacccaggtggccaagaaggccaccaccaccctggcCTGATTCAGGAAgagtgtgaccagcagggccagggaggtgatcttacccttgtcctcagccttggtgaggctgcacctcgagcactgtgtgcagttttgggcaccacaggataggaaggacatggaggtgctggagagggtgcagagaagggcaaccagtCTGATCAGGGGTTTGGAGAACAGGACTtatgaggaggggctgagggaactggggttgatcagcttagagaagaggaggctgaggggagacctcattgctctctacaactacctcaaaggaggtggtagtgagACAGACgctgggctcttctctcttgttaccagtgacaggacaagaataAATGGGTTAAAGCTCAACCAGGGGTGGTTCAGGTTAGATaacaggaaaaacttcttcacagaaagagttgttcagcattggaacaggctgcccaaggaggtggtgggggcaccatccctggaggtgttcaaaagacaggTAGAGGAAGAGCTTGTAGTGggtggtttagtggttaggggtTGTAGAGTGGAcagctggactcaatgatctttttaGGTCTTTCCAACTTtgatgattctttgattctaggGAGGGAGATCTCTGTTATTTCTATATCTCTATTATTTCATCATCACTGTGCCCAAGATGGCCTCCAACCATCACATCAGCCACAAGTCCTTCTCTGTTTAGAAACAGGAGGTTCATTGCAGTGTCTTCTCTGGTTGGTTGCCTCACAAGTGTGTCAGGAAGGtctcttccacacactccaggaaTTTCCAGacctgttccctctctgctgtgctgtatttccagcagacgTGTGGGAAGGTGAAGTGAGAACAAGGTCTCAGCTATTGCAGTTCTACTTCATCTGCCTCTCCATCCTAGATGGGTCCTCTAGAGCTATGTTGGTTCCTACTGATAGGACTGGACACATTTTGACATCCCAAATACggaagaaatttttgaaaaaacaacCTCTGTAATTAGCAATAGGGAGAATGAAAAGGTCAGGAACTATGCCCCCtccataaaagagaaaaagggaaaagtgtaaTTATTAACAATGTCCAGGAGATGGCATCCAAAGAATGGAGATGTCTCCTGCACTGGTTTTTCATAAGAGAAATGGTAAGAACTGTAATTATTAACAGtctgcaggaggtggcacaTGAAGTGGGGAGGAGATGTTCATGCTGGCTGCAGGTCCCGGGTCAGTGTCACCATCAATGCCACAAAGCACAGCCCAACGATGCCCTGgagcaggctccagagctgacagccagcacatcaaggagagaggaaggtgtGACATCCCACAGCTCTAAGAACAGCTCTgagaccaaaccaaccaacattGTCACCAGCAACTCTTAAACCCATACAGGGAATAATTATaactaatttgttttaacaTGCTCTGATCAGATCTGGTGTTATCTCAGCCCTTTGTGCCCCACGTTGGGCCCAAATAAAGACTGTTGAGGTTGAACACCAGCCAGGCCCTGAGAACCACGCAGCTGTTCCCTCACACACCAACAGTGGGATGGAGGAAAATATAAGAATATTTATGGATGGAGCTAAAAATGTCTTAATTATTGAAGTAAGAtacaattaaatatatatatatatttattttttcagtaattgtAATGCTAGTTCTAGTGGCCCCCAGAGCACTGCCTGGTGGGACAGCCTGACCTTTTCTTGGCCTCAGCTGGAGACtcttttcatttggattccctggcccccacctccccttttcccctcttcacttgcagagcccCCGGGCAAACCCAGCGCGGTGGGGCCAGGGCCGGTGGGAGGCACGGGGGGCACGGCTGGCACCCGTGAGGCAGTGGGAGTGGGTGTcccccctttttgtgttgagttttcttccaaagccaGGACATTCTGtccgtgctgggtgatgccaagaacgaccattccctttcttagggggaaatgcaaagtgcagcctgcagggcgttcttgatggcagtgcagaaagcagctgccgtaggaaagagaggctgctgcgggcttttggaaagggacacttgtcatgcattgctcctcctgcccctaagggaaggtgtcctgcaggcagggcaggaacgggctcgctgccgctgcccccatcccctcactgtgtgacaggacaatcgctgccagcgctcggggctccccgcagagaccccgatgatgctggtgccatgcggggtgggtgggtggggatgaagtggcagcgtggggacaggagggagctgaatgagcagcagctgctggatggagggtaCAAGGGCTGGCACTGACAAGGGGGTTGAGAGAAATTatcccagacccttcccagggagccaatgagagcaatgttgtgtttgggaTGAAAAGGAACCATGTTCTTAATGGAGTGATGGATCTCAAAGGCTTTACCTCACTGTCCAGGTCTCTTGCAGACAAATTGAATATACAATTGTAAACTGAATACCAGTCAAATAGaacttttcaatatttttttttgtgctctttgTAATCTTCCCCAAACTGGAACCTCTGTAATTAGCTGTGCAAGTCTCaaacactaaaaacaccacagggtgaCTCATGGCTGCTCAGTACTGTAATGGGCCCCCTGGTGCCAGTGGcactgagtccatgatcctcaggtactgaaaggagactgaaaaaaaaaaaagtctttagaagttaaagccaaaacaaaaacaaaatcattgTGAAGTATTGATTGGCTCCATTGGGtcccattactgacaaagcctccccagagacttgttagagaaggtcactggaggccatgattgcagggaggaaaaggttctgtaaaggtggctctgaagccacctgtatttatttatttatttcttttatggaTCAGTCTGGACAAACTCTGAACCCCAggaaatgggaaggcagagcccagccctcacttgtgggtcaggactTTTCCTAGGGGCAGTCAggtgtgaagatgagcaataaaaactgcaggaaaaatgcacaacacCTCCCAACTACCCCAAGAAGGGGCGAGGAACATACCAAGTGCAGAGCctcaacagaaacttctgcctggtggtggtgatccagtgaccatttctaaagtcacctttccagacacagactctccagacaaaggccattcccattcctctccaactgtccccttctcctactcttggttcattcagatgcctctcccctgggtgctgctttgagcagcaggttgttcaaagctcccctgtctttcagcagcctgattgtctctttagccacctctgtcatgatgatcacatctctcttttcccatctgtctctctaaaccctttctcatcagattcttcttcactttctctgtttgacttttcttggctggcacaaaggaaaactcctgctgtgcccgtgtgcagtcagttctctaaggagagcaggtgggaggtggtgcagtggagctgtaacctccagctgcagagaggagaggagaagtctgatgcaaggagcagggatggaagtcccaggtgggacatgaaaggaatggtggggctggggaggtgagaagtaAAGTTGCCCACACAGTGTCAGCCCTCAGGGAacttctgtcacctcttctctaaactgaaaatCATGACATGATctgttaaaatagaaaagaaaaaactccctCAGACCATTTTCATTAAGCACAGTAGGAAATTTTCATCCTTAACTACAGTGTttaaacctctccaattagctgtacaagtctggaagatgtgaagaatatcccatggagagccatggccctttagtgctctctgtatttcaaggagccccagggtgtgtttggtgctgagtccatgatcctcaggtgctgagagatgaatgaacaaactgctccagaagtcagaatggaacctgaaagtaccttgaagcattgattggccccactgaggaccattgctgccagagcctccccatggccttgttagagcagatcactggaggccatgattgcagggaggcaaaggctctggaaaggtggctctgaagccaaggatttttcattatttctttattaatgaAGCAGTGAGGCCACtctctgaaccccaggcaatgggaaggcagagcccatccctcacttgtgggtcaggactCTTCCCGGGGAAAGTGGAATATGATAAtgggtaataaaaaaaattctgacacaTCCTGACCTCcccaagaagaggaaaaaaagtccagaGCCTCAAGACAAAATTTCTCTTGGCAGACCTTGGTGGTTGAGGCAGCTGCCATGCctgaggtgacaaagcccttggtcctgttgggcctttcagccttccagagcccttggccacctctcctgcaggctgccctacactgtccatgcctgcagctccttctttaaactgctttaaaaaggcttgaaactgaaggagctgcagggagggatccAAAATAgcaatgatcaccccaccatcaccactacaacAGATCTGGGATTAAACCAGGCCTgatgactccaggagtccagcctggactttcccagggccgcactgcagccttggtggtgacgtgagagttattgggagtgaggggggaggaacatggtaccatttttctgtatatttgtatatatttagtaatttttcctttttatcattgctgtttcatcaAAGCTgagtagtttagtttccaacccataagtctctctccctaaatctctcctttctttatcagggtggAGAGGGGTATTAatacagagcatctgtcattcagttaattgccgGCCCcgtgttaaaccctgacaaattTATTGGTGCCCAACGTGGGGCTTAAGCTAATTAGCTTGAGCCTGGTTCAAATTTCAACTCATTCatatgaatagtttgaattttgacttcagctggaggatacccagatggctccACTGAGTGGGAATCAAACAAttctctttggaaatttcacagggttagaaattaaaccaatcctGCTGTACCTTACTTAGAGTCCTTGATTGTCCACTAACTAAAACCATCTGCTCTGCTTGACATCCTGTCTCTCTAATGTGTCACTTGACTCACTCAGCATAGTGTCACTTTCAAGTTCCCTGAGAGTGCACTTGATCCCACTCTCTGTGTCACTGTTTAATgtattgaacaggactggtcCCAGTATTGGACTCCTGAGGGACCATATTGGAATCTGACCAGTCCCCAACACCTCCATACAAAGGAAGAATTGGCATTTCTAGGCCACGAATGGCCAGGTTATCAGAGGAACAATTCAAAACGCAAAAGGTAACAATTAATCCAAAGACAGGAGCCAGATGGCTCAGCTGAGTGGAaatcaaactattttcttttaaatttcacAGGGTTTGAAATTAAATCAATCATGCCGTAACTTTTGTTGCTCTGTGTTCATTCTTGGtgagagctgcttaagaactgtagttgtgatatggtcttcaACAGTGTTGTACATGGTACAGTGTTTTTCCCACACTTAGGAGATACCCATAGgatacacatttcatacacacaggaaatatccctataaagaggaaacagactgcccacaggtcaaagcacccACGCTTGGAAAAGCTCTCAGGTATCTGAAAGcattggctgtacgagatgtgATCTCTACCAATGATGAGACTGcagatccttatcacatgccatgccctaagcctgtgaggcaaaggtttgtgcatgctgcaccatccccatttaACCCTACACtgtcagtaatgttatgggttcctggagaaatggaaccagctgtgggtgatgggattaaaacagcaggagaatatgaagatgctgtcatggctcctcatggggcctgggtctcagctgtaaagggaacagctgagaaactgcacccagcccatcacaaagccctggtggtgctgtcgagagcccaggcctggaactgtctgggaccatgtcacagaatcatagaatcatgaaaggggttgggttggaagagttCCAGATCATCTTCTTCCAATCCCCTGCATGCACGGgtagggacacttcccacccaactgaagacaaccctgtccctgtccccatggaactcactggAAATCCAGACatagagagacaaaagccatctcacatTCCTGCCATTTTCCCAAGCCATGCTCTCtttgctcaaatgtgactttttctaaaattttatgtgTTCCACTTAATAACTGATATTATCCTGGTGCAGGgtgctccagggctgcagatccacatctgcccctccgtgctcctccatgggcttcaggggacagctgccctctccccacagcctgcaggggaactgctgttctggcccttccttcagtcactgaccttggggtcttgtggagggctggcagcaggcttccacctccttctccatggacatcttgggcattttctgccacagacattccatggtcacccagggcagctgctgactcctgagggaggtgctctcccagatataGGCAAACCCAGGTCTCCACAACCCTTTTGTGTCCCCAGGGTCACTGcagagacccccatgacaatggtgtccaggcaccagaccctgcatcacaaagccctggtggtggctgtggagactcccaggcctggaactggctgggactgtgtcacagaacaatggaatcatggaatgggttggcttggaagggttaaagatcatctagttccaaccccctgcatgcacctcccacccaactgaagccaaccctgcccctgtccccatagaactcccttcttaatcccatccacagcatcagcctcagtcagagctggtggacaGACAGATGAgtatcagccagctgtgtgctcGGGTGGTCAAGAAGACAATACCCATCCTGGCTTTTGTCGGgaatagcatggccagcaggagtagggaagtgatcgtGCCCATGGagaaagacaggaaacagtgttggcacaagtgctggacactgaggcactgtcACATCCTTTCAGGAGGACTTTTGGGTtactgatggcactgtgaccctcatcatctcgtgaacttcccacccaccacatcacccacctcttcaatccagacatccccagtctggctacaacaggacaatggtagagcatggcaaagggcttgctaaaggccagcTGCACCCCaggcctttctgtcccctgcccactctgcttcagcaatcccctctttgtccttcacctgcctgcagcaggatggaccccatcactgtcccagggactgaggtcatagaatcatggaatcctagaatgttaggggttggaagggacctctagagatcatccagtccaacccctctgccaaagcaggatcacccagggcaggccacacaggaacacacccagggaTGTGTTGTAAATCTctagaaaaggagactccacaacctctctgtgcagcctgttccagtattcCCACAGCCTCACAGACAAGAAGTTTtgcctcatgttgaggtggaatttcctatgttccagctcaAACCCActgttccactgaaaagagattggccccttccttttgacacccacccctcagatatttataaacattcataacatcccctcctcagccttGATTTCTCAAAGCTAAAAAGCTCCAACTCTCACAGTTATTCTTCATATGAGAGATGTTCAAGACttggattggatgttaggaaaaagttctttacatAGAGGGCAGTGGATAAAAGAGAagaggatgcccagggaggtagttgtagcctcatccttggagatattcaaggtgaggcctGAGGAGGTCTGAAAAACCTTATCTCATAGTGACTGGCCCTGCTaattgcaggggggttggattagaAGGACTTTAGAGGTCCCTTGAAACCCAAATAagtttgtgattctatgattctatgacaataTGAACTTTGACCACCTCAGTTACCATGGAGAGTGCCCCGAGTTATCCCAAGATGGGGTTTGGAGGCCCCAAGCCCATGGCCAGTCTGAAGAAGTTGATGATGGGTCaatgctcagtgctgtggagacTGTGAGCAGTAGAGCAGTATCCTGGGAGTGCCTGAAAGGTgggtttgggcatggtggagcttttcttcacagtgggaaacagcttgggcaagaaagaatggcccaaagggcagctggggatgcctggagtggagagcagaagaaagaaatgtcactgcaagggccatgctggggaacaccacatcccccagaaggagcctggatcagcccaaggctctgtgtgccaaggcagaggcagggaggacacagagatgtcaggagaggaaggggacagcaaggtggggcaggcgggtgaaggagcagagcctgcagggcaagaggcacaggggatgggacagcccaggacagactgtgctggagaggagagagggaaaagctgtggaaaagctggaggcacacttggcagagccaagctctccatgcctttgctgatggctcttgtctctgtccctgatggccatggggagacaagtggagcttccagcagcactggggctcagggcctccttgtccatgtgcaggaggctgggaggtgccgtgccatagtcctgcccttggcattgcccatctccacatgccagtgctgccaggagagccctgagggctgaggcagggacaggatctccctcccttgccaggggctggggctcagggctggcacctttggggaatgggctcagggctgggccctttgcagtcctgacacacagccaggcttcctcagcaccagagccacctgcaccttccttttccccacctgccatcactgcctcctgcttcctgctccccccacaccctgcaggggacgctgctttctcagggctgtccctcagggggacccaggcacatgccaagaaactttggaaactttggactctgccttggactttcttgtggagaaagaagcttctgcagcttcctctccttgcctcttgagcaattgtcatgggctcagcatcaaccccccagagggctcattacagctgtgagctgggctcctgggatggagggagctgctggcaagtgggcagtgctgcagagagagagctctgggcaggagcagctcctctgcagagcgcagcagggctgagggcactgccagggtatctgggggagatgagcaaggcagagagagcttcaagggggtgaagatggaggggatgagtgacagctgagtggaggagaaccttcccagcttctgacatggtgagtgtctggtgcagggcagtgaagctggtgcagttcctggaggcatctcctaaagctgcagagccagagctgctgggagctgtaaggggggaaggggctggaggtggaaggggaattgtgaagaggagtgagggggtgtgtgcaggcaggggtgcccagggctgtccttcagagcagggtcctgcagcccaggggctgtgtgctggggcagggactctgctgcctgcctgcctgcctgccaggggcagctctcagcctgcccggggagctccctggtgctggcagaagctgtggctggcaggagacagggagcacagggcaggctcctggtgctgctgagagagggatgaattgctcagggctgctcacagctccagctgatgcccagaagatttctgaggggacttttcaggagtcccttcagggcagggctttcctgctcctggctgggctctcctcaggctctgcttccacttgtctctccaggacatggaaagctctttctgcactctgcagaaggcacagagaCCCCAGTTCTCCCCAGCccttgtctgagctgctcctgagcccctgcacagccagagatgcccctggacaggtcctgctgctgccaggaggggtctgcagggcagagctgagcactcagggggtgggatgggggctgtgagcactgacagggaggagagctggggacagagaaagagctgcaggcagcagagatgggcagggatggagagggagctgctgcctggaagatgatggcaggggggattcctgcacctcccagccatcccctgcagagctgctgccctccctagagctaaaccctgctctctgtcacacagcacagtcccccagcccttcagatcatGGGCACTGAATTCTGAGCATCCTTCCAGCAACCCTTTGCACCAGAGAGGAGAAGTGCTGgagtctctgcctgtgtctccctgtcctgactctcttggcagcagaactttggcaggttcccctcttgcccctgctgctgctgcccttgttcTTCCCATGCTTTTTGCTGGGCTCGGGGGGGGGAGCATTTAGGATACCTCATTTAAGGTTCTTGtcctctttgtgcagctgagagcaggactgatggacagagcGGCTGTCCTCACTCTGCACTAAGGGACAGTCCCTCTGCCTCTCAGCATCCTTAAGgtttcacttgcagagcagcagaaatgccaggGGCTTCTGCATTAAAATGCTCTTCCTGTGTGTGGGAGAAACTGGACCAGACCAATCCATTCAGAGtcctttcagctctgctctgcaggctgtaTATTGAGGGTGACAATGCTGAAAAGCTATTTAATATCAAGAATAGATTTAATCTGAGATCCCCCCTGCTCCTTTTTACCAGTTGGTGTATGGCAGCACTGACTTCCACTGAGCCCAGAGTGCATACCCTGCTTTGAGTTACACCATCAGCCAGAACCAACTATAGCTCGTGAATGGCACCTGCAAAAACTCTTCCTGTACGTAGTGAGGTGGTTTGGGGATTTCTGTGAATTTCTAAAAGAATTTGCTCAGAAAAATCTGACCTGACTTActtatcctttttctttctctggcagTGCACCATccccagaggcagcagatgtccaacagcagctccatcaggcagttcctcctcctggcatttgcagacaggcgggagctgcagctcttgcacttctggctcttcctgggcatctacctggctgccctcctgggcaacggcctcatcatcaccaccatcgcctgtgaccaccacctccacacccccatgtacttcttcctcctcaacctctccctcctcgacctgggatccatctccaccactctgcccaaagccatggccaattccctctgggacaacacagacatctcctacaagggatgtgctgcacagctctttttctttgtcttcttcatcACAGCagagttttatctcctgaccatcatgtcctacgaccgctacgtggccatctgcaaacccctgcactacgggaccctcctgggcagcagagcttgtgtccacatggcagcagctgcctggggctctgggtTTCTCTAttctctgctgcacacagccaatacattttccctgcccctctgccagggcaatgccctggaccagttcttctgtgaaatcccccagatcctcaagctctcctgctcacactcctacctcagggaacttgggcttctTGTGGTCAGTGCCTGTTTAgcttttggctgttttgttttcatcgtggtgtcctatgtggagatcttcagggctgtgctgaggatcccctctgagcagggaaggcacaaagccttttccacgtgcctccctcacctggccgtggtctccctgttcatcagcacagccatgttttcctacctgaagcccccctccatctcttccccctccctggatcTGGTCGTGGCAGTTCTGTACTCGGtagttcctccagcagtgaaccccctcatctacagcatgaggaaccaggagctcaaggatTCTATCAGGAAACTGATTGCAATGTCATTTTTCAACAATGAGAAATTCATCATCATTCTCCAGAGATGACTCCCGCAATatgtttttccctgttttttttgttttgtttttgtctttgtaTTTTAGACACTGCATTTATcattacttctgttttgttgtcATTTCTGGTTATGTTCCTACATTAATGTTTAGACCTGTATAGCTAAAGCTAAAAAATGTCCCTGTTTTTAGTTTCCTGGTTACCTTATAAAATTTGTTCTAACCCTTACTGCGAGTCCTTGATTAT
This window of the Calypte anna isolate BGI_N300 unplaced genomic scaffold, bCalAnn1_v1.p scaffold_235_arrow_ctg1, whole genome shotgun sequence genome carries:
- the LOC115600323 gene encoding olfactory receptor 14J1-like codes for the protein MSNSSSIRQFLLLAFADRRELQLLHFWLFLGIYLAALLGNGLIITTIACDHHLHTPMYFFLLNLSLLDLGSISTTLPKAMANSLWDNTDISYKGCAAQLFFFVFFITAEFYLLTIMSYDRYVAICKPLHYGTLLGSRACVHMAAAAWGSGFLYSLLHTANTFSLPLCQGNALDQFFCEIPQILKLSCSHSYLRELGLLVVSACLAFGCFVFIVVSYVEIFRAVLRIPSEQGRHKAFSTCLPHLAVVSLFISTAMFSYLKPPSISSPSLDLVVAVLYSVVPPAVNPLIYSMRNQELKDSIRKLIAMSFFNNEKFIIILQR